The sequence TTCACCTTGGTATACAGACCTTGCCCGATCTCCACACCGCCGACCTCCACGGCGATCGAGCCGTCGTTCAGGATGGACACCTTCCCCGGCGTTGGCCGGAGGGTCACCTCATAGGTGATCGGCACACATGAGATGCCGCGCTTCTTCCACCTGCTCCCGCCATTGAACCGCTCAACAGCCTCTGCCCTGCTTTGGTACTCCGCCGACGAGGCCAGCTTGTCAAAGATGCCCACGAGGCTGTATGTTGGGGCGTCTCCCGCGGAGTCGCTGTAGAACTTCGTGAGGCTCTCGACGCTGTGGAGGTTCTTTCTCCGGATGACGTTGGTGTCAGACCCGAGCACGGACGCCACGTgctcgatgatggcctcggcaatGAAGGAACCCTGCACGTCGCCAGGCGCCCGCACCACCGACTTGGACGACATGTTCGTCTTGCACAACTTGATGTCAAAGGCCAGGGCGCCCCAGTTGTACTTCTTCAGAGAAGCGATGGTGTAAGCCGGGATCAACGGGCTTAAGTCCGGTGATATCCCGGCGTTGATGCCGAGATCGACATGCAGCGCCGTGAGCGTGCCGTCCGACTTGAACCCGACGGAGTACTTTGCCTTCATCGGGTGACGCCCTCCCGCCATGATCATGTCCATCTTCCGGTCGAGGTACATCCGGACAGGGCGCCTAAGCTTGAATGCAGCAAGCGCACACGCACATGCAGCCTGAAGAACACAACAATTTCTCCATGATCAGTTTCATAAATATGTGAATCTCCTGGGTTACACAGTGGGGCACTTACATGGGATCCTTTCATTCCCTTTCCACCAAAGCCACCTCCAACCCTCCTGGTGATGATGCGAACATTGTGGCAGGGAATGCCAAGGAGGTCAGCGACGACATTCTGCGTGATCTCGGGTAGCTGTGTCGAGACGTAGACGGTGATGCAGTTGTCTTCGTCAGGGATGGCCAATGCGGTCTGCGTCTCCATGTAGAAGTAGTACTGCGATTCAAGCTTCACCTGTCGGAAATTAACAAAAGATACTAGGTGTCAATATTTGGGCCTTGTCTGAAACTAAGAATGCAGCCTCCTAAATATCAAGTGTGTACCTCTCCTGATAGGATCTTGTGATCTGCTTCAGACATCCCTTGGTCGAAGTCCCCAATTGGCTGAGGAGCAAAAACTGGGAGAACAGGGATGTAGCTGTCATGTTGGATGGCATCCTCTATTGTCAGAATTGGCGGCTCAAGATTCTCGGTGCTATACTCAATGATAGCTTGCTTCGCTGCCATATAGGCATACTTCTGTGTTTCAGCGATCTGAGTGATGGCAAAGGAATATGATGATGCGATAAGTTCAAATGACCTCTTAAAATTCAGGGTAAAAATATACTACTGGTTATGCATTTTCCTGAAATTGAGTTCAAGCGATTCAGAAGTAGGTACCACGATGCCAATATTTTGACCAGCAAATTCAGAAACCGGATCGCCGAAAAGAGCTTCGTGTCCTAGCATCGCCCAGCCGGATCCAACATTTTTTCCACCAGCAGGAATATCCTTTGTGGAGATAACTGTGATGACCTTTTCTGAAGCCAGAGATGATCGGAAGTTGACACTTTTTATATGGGCGTGAGGGTGTGTGCTGTAGATAAATGCTCCATAGAGGCAATCCTTGGGAGCAGGGATGTCATCAACATACACAGCCTCCCCTGGAAATCAAGAAGGAATATCGTCAAGCCCATGTTTCAGGACAGAAGTTAGATGTGCCAacattttttttttgaagaaatacaTTCAGGGATGAGGCATTTCAAATGGTTCAGCATGATTGAAGCAGTGTACCAAAGATGAATAAAAAGAAATCCCAAACAATCTTGTTCAAGCTACAGAAATCTAAGAAGTTAAGTCCAGGACATAAATTATAAGGTTGAAGTACTACTACCACTTGTAATTCAAGAGTACAAACTAATATAAGTAAACACTTGTAAGCTAAATAAAAAAATGGAATCAGAGTGTAGGAGTATACCAGAAGCTTGCAGCTCGGCCCCGGATTTCGTGATCGGCTTGCCGACAGGTTTGTATTCGTCATTGAAAACCAGTTCTTGCCTTGAGCGAATCGGCAAGTCATCGTTGGCAACCTTACCATGCTTCTCGGGACCATTAGCACATGATCCATTGGGAGCATTCAGGTTGTTACCAAGTGCAGAAAGGAAACTGAATAAGAAACTGACAGCCAAGCTGACTCTGTATTCAGGGTGTGTGGTGCCTTCTGACGGCGAGATAACATCTTTCAGCAACTGAACTGCTTCAAGTATAACCGGTGCACTCACTGATTTCCCCTTCAGGAATTCCTCAACCTTCCGAGCCCGGGTGGCGTGATCGACGCCGTAAGCGCCAAATGCGAGGCATATATCTTCAATTATGAGCCCCTCTGAGGCTGCATCCCCTGAAGTCCTTGCCAGGAATGCAGAATTCACATAGGAGACAGCATTGCCGAATGGTCTGGGAGCTGCACGAGAGGTCTCGAAGATGATATTGTCTGAACCCCAATCAGGGACAAATATGGTGACCAGTATGGTCTTCGCATCGCAGGGAGGCTGCTCCAAGAATTCCTCCAGTGTTAGGCACAGCATCTTGGAAGCAGTCTGGATTGTGACTGTCGAACCCGCGGCGAGAAGAACAGTGACGATGTCTGAAGCGAATGGCAGTCGCTGCGCCATGATTACGTTCCCACCGATGGTCCCCATGTTGCGGATGAATGGCGAGGCCACCTTGCTGAGATGACTGGCGATCTTTCTGAACACCGGTGTGCCATCGGAGAAGATCTCGATGGCTTTGGAGATGGACACGGCTGCCCCGATCTCCACCCCCTTGTTGGTCCTGTCGATGACCGAAAGTTCTGGTATCCCTTTGATGTCGATGTATTTTTTATATAGGTCTTGATCCTTGTACACTCCGGCACCAGTGTTTGACGCCACAATCTTGACGGAGTTTTCATCGAACCAGTCGGAGTCAAAGAGGGTATGGAGCTCCTCAATGCTCTTGGGATGGTACCAGCCATCTTCGTCGGCGTTCAACACTGGAGCATCTTTCATTTGAACCTTGATCTCGGACTTGAGAAACTCAGGGAAGGTGCAGACGGCGCCGCTGGAGTATTCTGGCAGCTTGTCGACGTCGGCAGGGTCGGTGCCTTTCTTCCAGAATGAGTTGAGGCCGAGGTCCTCGAGGTCGACGTCAGCGGCGAAGCTCTTGCACGTGTCGAGGATGGGCCGGTAGCCGGTGCAGCGGCACAGGTTGCCAGAGACAGCATGCTCGGCCTCGGAGCAGGTGAGCTTGGAGAATCCCGGTGTTGGGGCGGGGCCGCCGGTCTTGTCGGCCTTGACAAGGGCAGAGAAGATGGACATGCACATGCCGGGAGTGCAGTAACCGCACTGGGAGGCATGGAAGCCGGCGAGGCGCTGCTGGACAGGGTGGTAGCCATCGCGAGTGTTGCCAATGCCCTCGCTGGTGGTGACCGAGCAGTGGTTGAGGCTGCCGAGGAGCGTCAGGCAGGAGCTCGCCGAGAACTCGGTCACCACGTCCGTGGCCGGATCATACTTGGAAATGAGGACCACGCATGCGCCGCATCCACCTGCACGCAGCAACATGACATCGTAAATCAGAAATTAAACACTGCCGGCTACAGAAATGGTTGGGCAGGCCAAGCTACAGaagagcacaattttccttttcttcaagtTCGGACCGCACTATTTCAATAGGCATTAACTCGGTTATTTCGAGAACCATCTCAATTCCAAacaatatgaatgtcttttgaaaaCCAAATCTACTTAAATTGCAATTTATAAACTTTGTAACAAAACAATTGACTGACAATTCATGCTACCAAATCGCTAACATTTTTTTTGTACACTTGCCAAATCGCTAACTGCGAATTTCAGATTTCTATAGCCTATAGGGAAACTGGTAATGAGAATCTGAGATGATGCCGTGAAGTGCGATTAGGGCAAAGAGAGGAATTACTAGTGCGTGGTGCCTGTGCGGCCGGTTGTGCTCGTTGGCTGGGTCGCCCGTCGCCGGCTCGCCGCAGCTAGGTCCCTG comes from Triticum aestivum cultivar Chinese Spring chromosome 5B, IWGSC CS RefSeq v2.1, whole genome shotgun sequence and encodes:
- the LOC123113607 gene encoding indole-3-acetaldehyde oxidase, giving the protein MGSLGKEAAAAGERVVLAVNGARHEAAGVDPSMTLLEFLRTRTPVRGPKLGCGEGGCGACVVLISKYDPATDVVTEFSASSCLTLLGSLNHCSVTTSEGIGNTRDGYHPVQQRLAGFHASQCGYCTPGMCMSIFSALVKADKTGGPAPTPGFSKLTCSEAEHAVSGNLCRCTGYRPILDTCKSFAADVDLEDLGLNSFWKKGTDPADVDKLPEYSSGAVCTFPEFLKSEIKVQMKDAPVLNADEDGWYHPKSIEELHTLFDSDWFDENSVKIVASNTGAGVYKDQDLYKKYIDIKGIPELSVIDRTNKGVEIGAAVSISKAIEIFSDGTPVFRKIASHLSKVASPFIRNMGTIGGNVIMAQRLPFASDIVTVLLAAGSTVTIQTASKMLCLTLEEFLEQPPCDAKTILVTIFVPDWGSDNIIFETSRAAPRPFGNAVSYVNSAFLARTSGDAASEGLIIEDICLAFGAYGVDHATRARKVEEFLKGKSVSAPVILEAVQLLKDVISPSEGTTHPEYRVSLAVSFLFSFLSALGNNLNAPNGSCANGPEKHGKVANDDLPIRSRQELVFNDEYKPVGKPITKSGAELQASGEAVYVDDIPAPKDCLYGAFIYSTHPHAHIKSVNFRSSLASEKVITVISTKDIPAGGKNVGSGWAMLGHEALFGDPVSEFAGQNIGIVIAETQKYAYMAAKQAIIEYSTENLEPPILTIEDAIQHDSYIPVLPVFAPQPIGDFDQGMSEADHKILSGEVKLESQYYFYMETQTALAIPDEDNCITVYVSTQLPEITQNVVADLLGIPCHNVRIITRRVGGGFGGKGMKGSHAACACALAAFKLRRPVRMYLDRKMDMIMAGGRHPMKAKYSVGFKSDGTLTALHVDLGINAGISPDLSPLIPAYTIASLKKYNWGALAFDIKLCKTNMSSKSVVRAPGDVQGSFIAEAIIEHVASVLGSDTNVIRRKNLHSVESLTKFYSDSAGDAPTYSLVGIFDKLASSAEYQSRAEAVERFNGGSRWKKRGISCVPITYEVTLRPTPGKVSILNDGSIAVEVGGVEIGQGLYTKVKQMTAFGLGELCPDADRLLDKVRVIQADSLSMIQGGFTGGSTTSESSCEAVRQACTVLVKRLKPIKEGLEAKSGAPVPWSTLIAQANMASVNLSAHAFWTPDPAFVKYINYGAAVSEVEIDVLTGGTTILRSDLVYDCGQSLNPAVDLGQVEGAFVQGVGFFTNEDYARNADGLVVNDGTWTYKIPTVDTIPKQFNVELINSARDQKRVLSSKASGEPPLLLAASVHCAMREAIRAARKEFKANSPLTFQMDVPATMADVKELCGLDVVERHLQSLSSAATSAAVKA